One Sneathiella sp. P13V-1 genomic region harbors:
- the fahA gene encoding fumarylacetoacetase produces MTQSTLNETHNPSLKSWVQSANDGKTDFPIQNLPFASFNETTGGKGFRGGVAIGDQIVDLKAVSEAGLFDGLAKDAVDAAANEKLNTFMAMGKEAWSALRAALSGALAEGSEQQTAMEACLVAQSDVEYGNPCHIPDYTDFYASVHHATNIGALFRPDNPLLPNYKWIPIGYHGRSSSIGVSGQSFPRPKGQTKAPDAAEPSFGPCKRLDFELEMGAFVGKGNDIGESVSIEDAEDHVFGMCLFNDWSARDIQGWEYQPLGPFLAKNFASTISPWIVTMEALAPYRVAFSHPADDPQPLPYLTSDENSAKGGLDIELEVLLQTEKMRNAGEAAVSLATSNMKYSYWTIAQMMTHHTVGGCNMQAGDLMATGTMSGPDASEACAMIELTSGGKNPITLPNGETRTFLEDGDTVVVKGFCKSDQPVRIGFGECAGTVLPAK; encoded by the coding sequence ATGACACAAAGCACACTTAATGAAACTCACAACCCTTCATTAAAAAGTTGGGTACAATCTGCAAATGATGGAAAGACTGACTTTCCTATTCAAAACCTGCCTTTTGCCAGCTTCAACGAAACAACAGGTGGTAAAGGTTTCCGTGGCGGCGTCGCCATTGGTGATCAAATCGTTGACCTGAAAGCTGTCTCAGAAGCCGGCTTGTTTGACGGTTTGGCGAAAGACGCTGTTGATGCCGCTGCAAATGAAAAACTAAACACCTTCATGGCAATGGGTAAAGAAGCGTGGTCAGCCCTTCGCGCGGCATTGTCTGGCGCCTTGGCTGAAGGTTCGGAACAGCAAACCGCTATGGAAGCCTGTCTGGTGGCGCAAAGTGATGTTGAATATGGAAATCCGTGTCACATCCCTGACTACACAGATTTCTATGCGTCTGTTCACCACGCGACAAATATCGGCGCGCTATTCCGCCCGGACAATCCACTTCTTCCAAACTACAAATGGATCCCAATTGGATATCATGGTCGGTCGTCTTCCATTGGTGTATCCGGTCAATCATTCCCGCGTCCAAAAGGACAGACCAAAGCACCAGATGCTGCGGAACCGTCTTTTGGGCCATGTAAGCGCCTTGATTTCGAATTGGAAATGGGAGCTTTCGTCGGTAAAGGCAATGATATTGGTGAAAGTGTCAGCATTGAAGACGCAGAAGACCATGTATTCGGCATGTGCCTTTTCAATGACTGGTCCGCTCGCGACATCCAAGGTTGGGAATATCAGCCACTTGGACCGTTTCTTGCCAAAAACTTCGCCTCAACCATCTCACCTTGGATTGTGACAATGGAAGCGCTGGCACCCTATCGTGTTGCCTTCTCTCATCCTGCAGATGACCCACAACCATTGCCTTATCTGACATCAGATGAGAATTCTGCAAAAGGTGGCCTGGATATCGAGCTGGAAGTTCTTCTTCAAACCGAGAAAATGAGAAATGCAGGAGAAGCTGCGGTCTCTCTTGCCACCTCCAACATGAAATACAGCTACTGGACTATTGCGCAGATGATGACACACCACACAGTTGGTGGCTGCAACATGCAGGCGGGTGACTTGATGGCAACAGGTACAATGTCTGGCCCAGATGCAAGTGAAGCCTGCGCTATGATTGAACTTACAAGCGGCGGTAAAAACCCGATCACATTACCAAATGGCGAAACTCGCACTTTCCTCGAAGACGGTGACACGGTTGTTGTGAAGGGTTTCTGTAAATCTGATCAACCGGTTCGTATTGGCTTTGGTGAATGTGCAGGCACGGTTCTACCAGCGAAATAA
- a CDS encoding MBL fold metallo-hydrolase, with product MAKKPFASSADTEEKLETLEVLADGVFALTAEGDPNVGAIEAEDYIIAFEARATPKAANDWLEKLREHTDKPVKYLILSHYHAVRVLGASAFNAESIITHEKTKFLIEERGKQDWDSEYGRMPRLFREPEGIPGLTHPDITFNDRLTIPLGGDRGDLVLEYCGRGHTAGDIIAWLPKHKILFAGDLVEAAAALYTGDAFHFDWASETLDKVKSYNAEILIGGRGAVARGRDEVDAAIEQTRGFLNGMIEKVGEVHKRGGTLKEAFEATHEHLEPKFGMWPIFEHCLPFDVQRLWDEFEGIDWPRIWTDERDREVWDQLQD from the coding sequence ATGGCGAAAAAACCTTTTGCGTCTTCTGCAGACACTGAAGAAAAACTTGAAACCTTAGAGGTGCTGGCAGATGGCGTTTTTGCCCTTACAGCAGAAGGTGACCCGAACGTCGGTGCGATCGAAGCGGAAGATTACATCATTGCGTTTGAAGCGCGCGCGACACCAAAAGCAGCCAACGACTGGCTCGAAAAACTGCGGGAACATACTGACAAGCCAGTCAAATATCTGATCCTGTCTCATTACCATGCGGTTCGTGTGTTGGGTGCCAGTGCCTTCAATGCGGAAAGCATTATCACACATGAAAAAACCAAGTTTCTGATTGAAGAGCGTGGCAAGCAGGACTGGGACAGCGAATATGGGCGTATGCCGCGCCTGTTCCGTGAACCGGAAGGTATTCCGGGTCTAACCCATCCAGACATTACTTTCAATGACCGCCTGACAATTCCACTCGGCGGTGATCGTGGCGATCTGGTTCTTGAATATTGCGGTCGTGGTCATACCGCCGGTGATATCATCGCATGGTTGCCAAAGCACAAGATCCTGTTTGCAGGTGATCTTGTGGAAGCTGCGGCAGCCCTTTACACAGGCGATGCGTTCCATTTCGATTGGGCGTCTGAAACGCTGGATAAAGTGAAATCCTATAACGCTGAAATTCTTATCGGGGGGCGCGGTGCAGTTGCACGCGGCCGCGATGAAGTGGATGCCGCGATTGAGCAGACACGTGGTTTCCTCAATGGCATGATCGAAAAAGTGGGTGAAGTGCACAAGCGCGGCGGAACATTGAAAGAAGCGTTTGAAGCAACACATGAACATCTTGAGCCAAAATTTGGCATGTGGCCAATTTTTGAACATTGTCTGCCATTTGACGTTCAGCGCCTCTGGGATGAGTTTGAAGGCATTGATTGGCCGCGCATCTGGACGGATGAGCGCGACCGCGAAGTTTGGGATCAACTCCAAGACTAA
- a CDS encoding FAD-dependent oxidoreductase, producing the protein MLKTYTNPEYDYIPSSDLTANNPVHHPVIIIGAGPCGLAAALDLAVQGIKSVVLDDNNTVSVGSRAICFSKRTLEILDRYGCAAPMIEKGVTWKKGKVFFKEKQIYDFDLLAEDGHKLPAFINLQQYYFEEYMVDRAMEFSEIDLRWKSKVTSVETNADVTMIEVETPDGSYTLTCDYLLVADGANSSIRTMLGLESKGQEFHDRFLIADVVMKADFPTERWFWFDPPFHPNQSVLLHKQADNVWRIDFQLGWDADPEEEKKEENIRPRIQQMLGEDVEFELEWASVYTFKCRRMDNFIQDRVIFMGDAAHQVSPFGARGANGGIQAVENLAWKLARVLKDEAPASLLETYNTERVHGAAENILNSTRATDFITPKNDISRTFRDETLRLAEKYPFARSLVNSGRLSLPCDYLTSDLIIHAETDGAAPGFVAPDAPVKVDGNDTWLMDILGNRFVALINPEGMTDAQIDAYKNLSSDMDVLEVRGSATGDNIINDEKGFMTDRYDLKPGAVYLIRPDQYIAAYFVNPEVSELEGALKHSLGIQ; encoded by the coding sequence ATGCTAAAAACATACACCAACCCGGAATATGATTATATTCCGTCCTCTGATCTCACCGCAAATAATCCGGTTCATCATCCTGTGATTATCATTGGCGCTGGCCCTTGTGGTTTGGCCGCAGCCCTTGACCTTGCTGTACAGGGTATCAAATCCGTTGTGCTGGACGACAACAACACGGTAAGTGTTGGATCACGCGCCATTTGTTTTTCAAAACGGACATTGGAAATTCTGGATCGTTATGGCTGCGCGGCACCGATGATTGAGAAAGGTGTCACCTGGAAGAAAGGTAAAGTCTTCTTCAAGGAAAAGCAGATCTATGATTTTGATTTGCTGGCAGAAGATGGTCATAAGTTGCCCGCCTTTATCAATCTGCAACAATACTATTTCGAAGAATATATGGTCGATCGTGCCATGGAGTTTTCCGAAATTGACCTTCGCTGGAAAAGTAAGGTGACTTCTGTAGAAACCAATGCAGATGTCACGATGATTGAGGTGGAAACACCCGACGGCAGCTATACTTTAACCTGCGACTACCTGCTGGTTGCAGATGGCGCCAACAGCAGTATTCGCACGATGCTGGGTCTGGAAAGCAAGGGACAGGAATTCCACGACCGCTTCCTCATTGCCGATGTAGTGATGAAGGCGGACTTCCCAACAGAACGTTGGTTCTGGTTCGACCCTCCTTTCCACCCAAATCAATCTGTTCTTCTGCACAAACAAGCCGATAATGTATGGCGCATTGACTTCCAGCTAGGCTGGGACGCGGATCCGGAAGAAGAGAAAAAAGAAGAGAATATCCGCCCACGCATTCAACAGATGCTGGGGGAAGATGTCGAGTTTGAACTGGAATGGGCCAGCGTCTACACCTTCAAATGCCGCCGAATGGATAACTTTATTCAAGATCGCGTGATCTTTATGGGTGACGCAGCTCATCAGGTATCCCCGTTTGGTGCCCGAGGTGCAAATGGCGGTATTCAGGCTGTAGAAAACCTCGCCTGGAAACTTGCGAGGGTTCTGAAAGACGAAGCTCCAGCTTCATTGCTTGAAACCTACAATACGGAACGTGTTCATGGCGCGGCTGAAAACATTCTGAACTCAACCCGTGCCACTGATTTCATCACGCCAAAGAACGATATTAGCCGGACTTTCCGCGATGAAACACTTCGCCTTGCGGAGAAATATCCATTTGCCCGTAGTTTGGTAAATAGTGGACGCTTAAGCCTGCCTTGCGATTACCTGACATCTGACCTGATCATTCATGCAGAAACAGATGGGGCTGCGCCGGGATTTGTCGCACCAGACGCCCCTGTTAAAGTGGATGGTAACGATACCTGGCTTATGGATATCTTGGGCAACCGCTTTGTGGCCCTTATCAATCCAGAAGGAATGACTGACGCACAAATCGACGCCTACAAGAACCTGTCCTCTGACATGGATGTTCTTGAGGTTCGAGGCAGTGCCACCGGCGATAACATCATCAATGATGAAAAAGGCTTTATGACCGATCGGTATGACCTGAAACCGGGTGCTGTTTATCTCATCCGCCCAGACCAATATATCGCCGCCTATTTTGTAAACCCTGAAGTATCAGAGCTTGAAGGTGCCCTCAAACATTCACTGGGTATTCAGTAG
- the hmgA gene encoding homogentisate 1,2-dioxygenase, with the protein MDNTLEYMNGFDNEHETEALPGALPVGQFSPQKVAYGLYAEQFSSTAFTAPRAKNRRTWMYRIRPSVSQGAYQLYNGNASIRTAPITEAVTPPDMMRWDAQDLPEGDVDFVDGLVTIAANGSADGQSGLGIHIYRATASMGNRHFTTADGELLIIPEMGSLAVKTECGQLNIQSGEICVIPRGMKFRVDLLDGPARGYVAENYGALLELPERGPVGANGYANDRDFQYPVAAYEDAEGEYELITKFGGNLYSCELDHSPLDVVAWVGNSAPYKYDLSRFNVMNTVSYDHPDPSIFTVLTSPSGEIGVANLDFVIFPPRWMVAEDTFRPPYYHRNVMSEFMGLIEGTYDAKEEGFVPGGCSLHNAMSPHGPEAAVFEKASNAELGPERYKDTMAFMLESRYAYKLSEYALNSDTRQLGYSSCWDGLKKHFKP; encoded by the coding sequence ATGGATAATACTCTGGAATATATGAACGGTTTCGACAATGAGCACGAAACCGAGGCTTTGCCGGGCGCCCTTCCTGTAGGGCAGTTCAGCCCGCAAAAAGTGGCCTATGGATTATATGCTGAACAGTTCAGCAGCACCGCCTTTACGGCGCCAAGGGCCAAAAACCGGCGGACATGGATGTACCGGATCCGTCCTTCTGTCTCGCAAGGGGCGTATCAGCTTTACAATGGCAATGCCTCCATCCGGACGGCACCAATTACGGAGGCTGTTACTCCGCCAGATATGATGCGGTGGGATGCGCAAGATCTTCCCGAAGGGGATGTGGATTTTGTGGATGGTCTGGTTACCATTGCTGCAAATGGCAGCGCCGATGGGCAATCAGGTCTCGGTATTCATATCTATCGCGCCACTGCAAGCATGGGCAACCGACACTTCACGACAGCGGACGGAGAGCTTCTCATCATCCCGGAAATGGGATCCCTTGCTGTTAAGACCGAGTGCGGTCAGTTAAATATTCAATCTGGCGAAATCTGTGTCATTCCGCGCGGCATGAAATTCCGCGTTGATCTGCTTGATGGCCCTGCGCGTGGTTATGTTGCTGAGAATTACGGTGCACTGCTTGAGCTGCCAGAGCGTGGACCCGTTGGTGCAAATGGTTATGCAAATGATCGGGATTTCCAGTATCCGGTTGCAGCCTATGAAGATGCAGAAGGTGAGTATGAACTGATCACCAAGTTTGGTGGCAATCTATACAGTTGCGAACTGGATCATTCACCACTGGATGTAGTGGCGTGGGTGGGGAACTCCGCCCCTTACAAATATGATCTTTCCCGCTTCAATGTGATGAACACGGTGAGCTACGATCATCCGGATCCTTCAATCTTCACAGTGCTAACCTCTCCTTCAGGTGAGATTGGTGTTGCTAATCTGGATTTCGTGATCTTCCCACCGCGCTGGATGGTGGCTGAAGATACTTTCCGCCCACCTTATTACCATCGCAACGTGATGAGCGAATTCATGGGCCTCATTGAAGGCACATATGATGCGAAAGAAGAAGGTTTCGTCCCAGGTGGATGTAGTCTACACAATGCCATGTCCCCACACGGTCCTGAGGCAGCTGTTTTTGAAAAAGCAAGCAACGCAGAATTGGGCCCTGAGCGGTACAAGGACACCATGGCCTTTATGCTGGAATCCCGTTACGCCTATAAACTTTCTGAATATGCGCTTAATTCTGACACTCGCCAGCTTGGATATTCATCCTGTTGGGACGGCCTCAAAAAACACTTCAAACCATAG
- a CDS encoding DUF2783 domain-containing protein: MSTEFLNTEPNFEDADAFYAALTEAHRTLNTQDSERLNARLVLLLANHIGDGKTLSEAIEIASDLEKL; encoded by the coding sequence ATGAGCACAGAATTTCTGAATACAGAACCAAATTTCGAAGATGCGGATGCTTTTTATGCGGCTCTGACCGAAGCCCACAGAACGCTGAATACGCAAGACAGTGAGCGGTTAAACGCACGGCTTGTTTTGCTATTGGCAAATCATATCGGTGACGGAAAAACCTTGTCGGAAGCCATCGAAATTGCTTCCGACCTGGAGAAACTCTAG
- a CDS encoding potassium channel family protein codes for MIVVVLGLFMAHTIEAWIWAMFFYLAGEHTEFSEAVYFSTVTFTTLGYGDVTLSEKWRLTAALQAVSGIMLFGWSTAFLVNVRAFFWRKHGIIHTPPHFDEEHQP; via the coding sequence ATGATTGTTGTTGTGCTGGGTCTTTTTATGGCGCACACAATTGAAGCATGGATCTGGGCAATGTTCTTCTATCTGGCAGGTGAACATACTGAGTTTTCAGAAGCTGTTTATTTCTCTACAGTGACTTTTACAACCCTTGGCTATGGCGATGTTACCTTATCGGAAAAGTGGCGCCTAACTGCCGCCCTGCAAGCCGTGAGCGGCATTATGCTATTTGGCTGGAGCACAGCCTTCCTTGTTAATGTACGAGCGTTCTTCTGGCGCAAACATGGCATCATCCATACGCCCCCCCATTTTGACGAAGAGCATCAACCATAA
- a CDS encoding SulP family inorganic anion transporter yields the protein MLSGLTVALALVPEAVAFAFVAGVHPLVGLYAAFLVGLITALIGGRPGMISGATGALAVVMVSLVAVHGVEYLFATVVLMGILQILAGVFKLGKFIRMVPHPVMLGFVNGLAIVIFLAQIGQFKVQGTDGALEWMQGSSLYMMLGLIALTMAIIFITPKITKAIPAPLVGIGVVSILVIWLGLDARTVGDMASIAGGLPEFHIPSVPVNLETLWIILPYAVILAAIGLIESLLTLNLVCEMTDTSGGASKECVAQGVANTVTGFFGGMGGCAMIGQSMINVTSGGRERLSGISAALFLLVFILFGAPLIEQIPLAALVGVMFMVVIATFAWSSLRILNKIPRTDAFVLILVSGVTVISDLAIAVIVGVIVSALVFAWESAKKIHARTEITQTGSKVYNIEGPLFFGSVTSFQEIFDLRNDPDDIIIDFQNSRVVDHSGLQAIDSLAEKYSNAGKQLHIRHLSKDCRDLLHKARNMVEISVLEDPRYGVAADYEK from the coding sequence CTGTTGTCAGGATTGACAGTAGCGCTAGCTCTGGTCCCTGAAGCAGTTGCATTTGCGTTTGTTGCAGGTGTTCACCCTCTAGTTGGTCTATATGCCGCCTTTTTGGTCGGTTTAATCACAGCGTTAATTGGTGGTAGGCCAGGCATGATTTCAGGTGCGACAGGTGCTCTTGCAGTTGTGATGGTAAGCCTTGTGGCTGTTCATGGTGTTGAATATCTGTTTGCTACTGTAGTTTTGATGGGCATTTTGCAGATTCTGGCGGGCGTTTTCAAACTGGGTAAGTTTATCAGAATGGTTCCACACCCTGTGATGCTTGGCTTTGTGAACGGTCTGGCGATCGTTATTTTCCTTGCTCAAATCGGACAGTTTAAAGTGCAGGGCACAGATGGTGCGCTGGAATGGATGCAGGGAAGCAGCCTTTATATGATGCTTGGTTTGATTGCGCTTACCATGGCCATCATTTTTATTACTCCAAAAATAACTAAAGCGATTCCAGCTCCGTTGGTGGGCATCGGTGTCGTCTCCATATTAGTGATCTGGCTGGGACTTGATGCAAGAACCGTTGGAGATATGGCTTCGATCGCTGGTGGCCTTCCGGAGTTTCATATTCCTTCAGTTCCTGTAAATCTTGAAACACTTTGGATCATTTTGCCTTATGCCGTGATCTTGGCGGCGATTGGTTTGATTGAAAGCCTGCTGACACTGAACCTTGTTTGTGAAATGACTGACACAAGCGGCGGTGCGAGTAAAGAATGCGTGGCGCAAGGTGTCGCCAATACTGTGACCGGTTTCTTTGGTGGTATGGGCGGTTGCGCCATGATTGGTCAAAGCATGATTAACGTGACTTCTGGTGGCCGCGAGCGCCTTTCTGGTATTTCTGCAGCCCTGTTCCTTCTGGTTTTCATTCTGTTTGGAGCTCCACTTATTGAGCAGATCCCGCTTGCGGCGCTTGTCGGTGTGATGTTTATGGTGGTGATCGCAACCTTTGCTTGGTCCAGCTTACGTATCCTCAATAAAATCCCACGGACTGACGCGTTTGTATTGATCCTTGTATCTGGCGTTACGGTTATTAGTGACTTGGCGATTGCTGTTATTGTGGGTGTTATTGTGTCCGCATTGGTTTTCGCATGGGAAAGTGCGAAGAAAATACATGCGCGCACTGAAATTACCCAAACGGGCTCTAAGGTTTACAACATTGAAGGCCCGTTATTCTTTGGATCGGTCACCAGCTTTCAGGAGATTTTTGATCTTCGAAACGATCCGGACGATATTATTATCGACTTCCAAAACTCTCGTGTTGTGGATCATTCAGGCCTTCAGGCAATTGACAGTCTCGCTGAGAAATATAGCAATGCAGGTAAGCAGCTTCATATTCGCCACTTAAGTAAAGATTGCCGTGATCTATTGCATAAAGCGCGGAATATGGTCGAGATCTCTGTACTTGAAGACCCGCGTTACGGCGTGGCAGCAGACTACGAGAAGTAA
- a CDS encoding DUF1801 domain-containing protein: protein MDSDISAVFGKMPEFAANNLLKIRDLILQISDEQPSVGKITECLKWGEPSYVTHSPRTGTTVRLAWKEKDQKYGIYVPCQTTLIEDFKVAHETDLTFDKNRGILFKKGESIPMDLISSFLFHALTYHVKK from the coding sequence ATGGACAGTGATATCTCAGCCGTATTTGGAAAAATGCCGGAATTTGCAGCAAATAATCTGCTTAAAATCCGAGATTTGATCTTGCAAATCTCCGATGAGCAACCCTCAGTTGGAAAAATCACTGAATGCCTGAAATGGGGAGAGCCAAGTTATGTTACTCACTCCCCGAGAACCGGAACAACCGTCCGCCTTGCCTGGAAAGAAAAAGACCAGAAATATGGGATTTATGTTCCATGCCAAACCACACTCATTGAAGACTTTAAGGTCGCTCACGAAACTGACCTAACCTTTGACAAAAATAGAGGTATTCTTTTCAAAAAAGGCGAGAGTATTCCAATGGATCTAATTTCTTCTTTTCTATTTCACGCACTCACCTATCACGTTAAGAAGTAG
- the maiA gene encoding maleylacetoacetate isomerase, with the protein MELFTYFRSSAAYRVRIALNLKEIPHKLTTVNLLKAEHKSDAYLKLNPQGLVPSLKLDDGRVINQSTAMLEYLEATSDSYPLLPSNPYDAATVREWCNIIGNDIHPVDNLRILKYLTGTLGVSEDEKMTWYHHWIHEGFKALESQVKATPYCFGNQITLADLYLVPQVYNALRFDLDMANYPKIRSIYDACNKLEAFINAAPENQPQE; encoded by the coding sequence ATGGAACTTTTCACTTATTTTCGATCTTCCGCGGCTTATCGCGTCCGTATTGCACTGAACTTAAAAGAAATTCCCCATAAGCTGACAACAGTTAATCTGCTGAAGGCAGAGCATAAAAGTGATGCATACCTGAAGCTAAATCCCCAAGGATTGGTTCCTTCCCTAAAACTGGATGATGGACGGGTTATTAATCAATCTACTGCCATGCTGGAATATCTGGAAGCAACCAGTGACAGCTATCCGCTTCTCCCCTCTAATCCATATGATGCTGCAACCGTGCGTGAATGGTGCAATATCATTGGAAATGACATCCACCCTGTAGATAACCTCCGTATCTTGAAATATCTAACGGGTACTTTGGGCGTATCAGAAGACGAAAAGATGACATGGTATCATCATTGGATTCATGAAGGCTTTAAAGCTTTGGAATCGCAGGTAAAGGCCACCCCGTATTGTTTTGGCAACCAAATCACGCTTGCTGATTTATATCTGGTGCCGCAAGTTTATAATGCGCTGCGGTTTGATTTGGATATGGCTAACTACCCAAAGATCAGAAGCATATATGACGCCTGCAACAAGCTCGAAGCCTTCATAAATGCAGCCCCTGAAAATCAACCGCAAGAATAG
- a CDS encoding mechanosensitive ion channel family protein, with amino-acid sequence MGFMENLNVEELAQQLMTVLTTYGLDVVGAIIILIIGNIISKIIPNSLTKMLNKRGVDVTVVNFLGSLTKMTILIITLLLVLAQFGVQTASLIAVLGAAGLAIGLALQGTLSNVAGGVMLLFFRPIRVGDFVEVAGHAGTVKAVNLFTTEMATGDNIQIILPNATVWGSAIKNFSFHDTRRVDFLMGISYNDDINKAMEVLRRLVEADERSLKDPAPVVVVSELGDSSVNITVRVWCKSGDYWGVKFDLTKAFKEEFDKEKISIPYPHVQMVKD; translated from the coding sequence ATGGGTTTTATGGAAAACCTGAATGTTGAGGAACTTGCTCAACAACTGATGACGGTACTGACGACCTATGGTCTTGATGTGGTCGGTGCCATCATCATCCTGATTATCGGTAATATCATTTCCAAGATCATTCCGAATTCATTGACTAAAATGCTCAACAAACGCGGTGTTGACGTAACTGTTGTCAATTTCCTTGGATCTCTGACCAAGATGACAATTCTAATTATCACGCTGCTTTTGGTACTTGCACAGTTCGGTGTTCAAACAGCAAGTTTGATTGCGGTTCTTGGTGCCGCGGGCTTGGCAATTGGTTTGGCATTGCAGGGCACTTTGTCCAATGTTGCGGGCGGTGTGATGTTATTGTTCTTCCGTCCGATCCGCGTAGGAGATTTCGTGGAGGTTGCGGGGCATGCGGGAACTGTAAAAGCCGTCAACCTGTTCACAACTGAAATGGCCACTGGCGATAATATTCAGATCATTCTTCCAAATGCCACAGTGTGGGGAAGCGCGATCAAGAACTTCAGCTTCCATGATACACGCCGCGTAGATTTCCTGATGGGGATTTCCTACAACGACGACATCAACAAAGCCATGGAGGTTTTGCGCCGTCTCGTTGAAGCTGATGAGCGTAGCCTTAAAGACCCGGCTCCTGTGGTTGTTGTGTCAGAGTTGGGAGACAGTTCGGTGAACATCACTGTGCGCGTTTGGTGTAAGTCAGGCGACTATTGGGGAGTGAAGTTCGATTTGACGAAAGCCTTCAAGGAAGAGTTCGACAAAGAGAAGATCAGCATCCCTTATCCACATGTGCAAATGGTCAAAGACTAA
- a CDS encoding GMC family oxidoreductase has translation MYDYIVVGGGSGGSVVASRLSENPDHTVCLLEAGGPDKSILIHVPLGMAAMLPRKINNWAFETVPQKGLNGRKGYQPRGKTLGGSSSINAMLYVRGHKWDYDHWASLGNEGWSYDDVLPLFKKAENNERGGDDFHGSGGPLNVADLRSPMGINNTFLEAARQLQLPMNDDFNGATQEGVGYYQTTQKNGERWSAAKGYLTPNLDRQNLDVITKAPATKIIIEGKRAVGIQFKHNGKIKEIRARKEIILAGGAFATPQLLLLSGIGAAKDIQPHGIEVVHELPGVGENLQDHIDYVSAYRSPSKETMGISLGGAVDIFKAIGQWRKERTGMLTSTAAETGAFLKSDPNLEIPDYQLHFVIGMLDDHARKTNLGYGFSCHACVLRPKSRGTVKLNSANPSDAPRIDPNFLDHEDDVQVLLKGVKEMERILRAPAFEGIRGKALYEMDLDSDEAIIEMLRNRADTVYHPVGSCKMGTDEMAVVDPQLKVRGLEGLRIADASIMPTLIGGNTNAPTIMIGEKAAEMISTDAQQQLEMA, from the coding sequence ATGTACGATTATATTGTCGTAGGGGGCGGATCTGGCGGATCCGTGGTAGCTAGTCGTCTATCGGAAAATCCAGACCACACCGTTTGTCTGCTTGAAGCGGGCGGACCTGACAAAAGCATTCTGATCCACGTCCCGTTGGGAATGGCAGCCATGCTTCCGAGAAAAATCAATAACTGGGCGTTTGAAACAGTCCCACAAAAAGGCCTAAACGGTCGCAAAGGATATCAACCCAGAGGGAAAACCCTAGGGGGGTCTAGTTCTATCAACGCCATGCTATATGTCCGTGGACATAAGTGGGATTATGATCATTGGGCCTCTCTTGGCAATGAAGGCTGGTCCTATGATGACGTCCTGCCTTTGTTCAAAAAGGCCGAAAATAACGAGCGCGGTGGGGATGATTTTCATGGATCAGGCGGCCCTTTGAATGTTGCAGACCTGCGATCACCTATGGGGATCAACAACACCTTTCTGGAAGCTGCGCGCCAGTTACAATTGCCCATGAACGATGATTTCAATGGTGCTACTCAGGAAGGCGTTGGATATTATCAAACGACGCAAAAAAATGGTGAAAGGTGGAGTGCCGCGAAAGGCTATCTAACTCCGAACCTTGATCGTCAAAACCTTGATGTCATTACCAAAGCACCTGCAACCAAAATCATTATAGAAGGCAAGCGAGCCGTTGGCATTCAATTCAAACATAATGGCAAAATAAAAGAGATCCGCGCACGTAAGGAAATCATTCTGGCGGGCGGTGCTTTTGCGACACCGCAACTCCTATTGCTCTCAGGTATCGGCGCAGCGAAAGACATCCAACCTCATGGCATTGAAGTTGTGCATGAACTGCCCGGTGTTGGGGAGAACTTGCAGGATCATATCGACTATGTATCTGCTTATCGCTCCCCTTCCAAAGAGACGATGGGGATTTCCCTCGGTGGTGCTGTCGACATATTCAAGGCAATCGGCCAATGGCGTAAAGAACGCACGGGTATGCTTACCTCAACCGCAGCGGAGACAGGGGCTTTTTTGAAATCTGACCCCAATCTGGAAATTCCAGACTATCAACTTCACTTTGTAATCGGCATGCTGGACGACCATGCGCGCAAAACCAATCTTGGATATGGCTTTAGCTGCCATGCTTGCGTACTTCGCCCAAAAAGCCGTGGTACGGTAAAACTCAATTCAGCCAATCCTTCGGATGCGCCGCGTATTGATCCAAATTTTCTGGATCATGAGGATGATGTTCAAGTTCTGCTAAAAGGCGTTAAAGAAATGGAACGCATTTTACGCGCCCCTGCTTTCGAAGGCATTCGTGGTAAAGCACTGTATGAGATGGATCTGGACTCAGATGAGGCCATTATCGAAATGCTCAGAAACCGTGCGGATACGGTATACCACCCGGTTGGCAGCTGTAAGATGGGAACTGATGAGATGGCCGTCGTCGATCCACAACTTAAGGTGCGGGGATTGGAAGGGCTTCGTATTGCAGACGCCTCCATTATGCCAACGCTTATTGGCGGCAATACAAACGCCCCAACTATTATGATCGGCGAAAAAGCCGCAGAAATGATTTCCACTGACGCGCAGCAACAACTTGAAATGGCTTAA